A window of Zingiber officinale cultivar Zhangliang chromosome 5A, Zo_v1.1, whole genome shotgun sequence contains these coding sequences:
- the LOC121980492 gene encoding 15-cis-phytoene desaturase, chloroplastic/chromoplastic-like codes for MSFLLSPLPCSSFSPTKPPYASPLQALSSSTTPSSSSSSSAAAVIVGAGLSGLAAAIHLASTSVPFLLLEASDGVGGRVRTDSLDGFLLDRGFQIFLTAYPEARRLLHYPSLRLCPFYPGALVFHAGSLHRVADPFRRPIDGIASLVNPIGSLPDKLRIGLTRLVAASRTDDQLLSAPETTISTRLSASGFSPSIVERFLRPFLAGIFFDADLATSSRLFDFVLKCLALGENALPSNGIADIPIQLAARLPQGSLRLRSRVASVDPGGAAVTLEGGEVVPADLGIIVAVDQPEAQRLVPQFLAPKSNKSRSTVCIYFSADRSAIEEPILVLNGSGKGIVNNMFFASNVAPSYAPEGKSLISVSLVGSFPERSDEELAAEVVRELGGWFGAEEVGRWSHLRTYRIGFAQPDQTPPTNLAGRDPRLGPGLYICGDHWSSATFDGALVSGRRAAEALLNDRELVQV; via the coding sequence ATGTCTTTTCTCCTCTCTCcgcttccttgctcttctttctcGCCGACTAAGCCTCCCTATGCATCGCCCCTTCAAGCTCTCTCCTCGTCCACCacgccctcttcctcctcctcttcctccgccGCCGCCGTCATTGTCGGCGCAGGATTATCCGGCCTAGCCGCCGCTATCCACCTCGCCTCCACCTCCGTTCCATTCCTTCTACTCGAGGCCTCCGACGGCGTCGGCGGTCGCGTTCGCACCGATTCCCTCGACGGCTTTCTCCTTGATCGCGGTTTTCAGATTTTTCTCACCGCCTACCCCGAGGCTCGCCGCCTCCTCCACTACCCTTCACTCCGCCTGTGCCCCTTCTATCCTGGCGCCCTCGTCTTCCATGCCGGATCCCTCCACCGCGTCGCTGATCCCTTCCGCCGCCCCATCGACGGCATTGCGTCCCTCGTCAACCCCATCGGATCCCTCCCCGACAAGCTCCGGATCGGACTCACCCGCCTCGTTGCCGCCTCCCGTACCGACGACCAACTCCTCTCCGCTCCGGAGACTACCATCTCCACGCGCCTCTCCGCCTCCGGATTCTCCCCTTCCATCGTCGAGCGCTTCCTCCGCCCCTTCCTCGCCGGCATCTTTTTTGACGCCGACCTCGCCACGAGTTCCCGCCTCTTCGACTTTGTCTTAAAGTGTCTCGCTCTCGGAGAGAACGCCCTGCCGTCTAACGGCATCGCTGACATTCCTATTCAGCTCGCAGCGCGTCTTCCCCAGGGATCTCTCCGCCTCCGCTCGCGGGTAGCGTCGGTGGACCCAGGCGGCGCAGCCGTTACGCTCGAAGGCGGCGAAGTGGTTCCCGCCGACCTAGGGATCATCGTGGCCGTCGACCAGCCGGAAGCGCAGAGACTGGTGCCTCAGTTTCTGGCGCCTAAGAGCAATAAGAGCCGCAGCACGGTGTGTATCTATTTTTCTGCCGACCGGTCGGCAATCGAGGAACCGATCCTGGTCCTGAACGGTTCCGGCAAGGGCATCGTGAACAACATGTTTTTCGCCAGTAACGTGGCGCCGTCGTATGCACCGGAGGGTAAGTCGCTGATCTCTGTCTCTTTGGTGGGATCCTTTCCGGAGCGGTCGGACGAGGAGCTGGCAGCGGAGGTAGTTCGCGAGCTCGGCGGGTGGTTCGGAGCTGAAGAGGTTGGACGGTGGAGTCACCTGCGCACTTACCGGATCGGGTTCGCTCAGCCGGACCAGACACCGCCGACGAACTTGGCAGGTCGAGATCCGAGGTTGGGACCGGGGCTGTACATCTGTGGCGACCACTGGAGCTCTGCCACCTTTGACGGGGCCTTGGTCTCCGGGCGTAGGGCTGCCGAGGCGCTGCTCAACGACCGCGAATTGGTGCAGGTGTGA